One stretch of Nitrospiraceae bacterium DNA includes these proteins:
- the mtnP gene encoding S-methyl-5'-thioadenosine phosphorylase, with protein sequence MIGVIGGSGVHEIKGIIIKDSKKISTPYGEPSDLYRIGEISGVELVFLPRHGTSHHIAPHKINYRANLWGFKELGAERIISVNAVGGINPDMSPGDIVVLSQIIDMTSGRESTFYDKEEIIHVDFTEPYCLEMRGAIKDAGEKTKIPIKPGATYMCSNGPRLETAAEIRAFSILGSDVIGMTGMPEAVLARELGICFSGIAVITNYAAGISKKTLTTKEVVDTMQASSEKVKKILKEAVSLIPKKRNCRCKDALKDAKM encoded by the coding sequence ATGATAGGCGTAATAGGCGGAAGCGGTGTTCATGAGATAAAAGGCATTATTATCAAAGACAGCAAAAAAATTTCAACGCCATACGGAGAGCCATCCGACCTTTATAGAATTGGAGAAATATCAGGTGTCGAACTTGTTTTTCTTCCAAGACACGGGACTTCTCACCACATCGCACCACACAAGATTAATTACAGGGCTAATCTCTGGGGTTTCAAAGAACTTGGAGCAGAGAGAATAATATCAGTGAATGCTGTTGGAGGAATAAACCCAGACATGTCTCCGGGAGATATTGTTGTGTTGAGCCAGATCATTGATATGACATCAGGAAGGGAATCCACATTTTATGACAAGGAAGAGATCATTCATGTTGATTTTACAGAGCCGTATTGTCTTGAGATGCGAGGCGCAATAAAAGACGCAGGAGAAAAGACAAAGATTCCGATAAAACCAGGCGCAACTTATATGTGCTCCAATGGACCGCGGCTTGAGACAGCGGCAGAGATAAGGGCATTTTCAATATTAGGCTCTGATGTTATTGGAATGACAGGAATGCCTGAGGCAGTACTTGCACGAGAACTTGGAATATGTTTTTCAGGGATTGCTGTTATTACTAACTATGCCGCAGGAATTTCAAAAAAAACCCTTACCACTAAGGAAGTTGTTGATACAATGCAGGCATCTTCTGAAAAAGTTAAGAAGATTTTAAAAGAGGCGGTTTCTCTTATTCCAAAAAAAAGAAATTGCAGATGCAAAGATGCGCTGAAAGATGCGAAGATGTGA
- a CDS encoding sigma-54 dependent transcriptional regulator: METILIVEDKESMSEMLNETLKSEGYKTIIASDGSEGIKKIKEERIDLVLTDLKLPKKSGIEILKSAKEENPFLPVIVMTAYGSVETAVTAMKEGAFDFITKPFDTDHLLLLIKRSLETQRLMTENMLLKEEFSLKLGHKRIIGKSQNIVDIAQHIQKVAPSKTTVLVLGESGTGKELFARAIHNLSPRIEYPFVPINCSAIPRELIESELFGHEKGSFTGADYKKIGKFELADKGTIFLDEIGEMDISLQAKILRVLQEGEIERIGGLKSIKIDVRIIAASNKDLEKCVNEKTFREDLFYRLSVFPVKIPPLRERSEDIPLLVDFFIKKYCVELKKTLKNISGEALDMLVKYVWKGNIRELENTIERAIILCDGKTVMPEHISLNPIPLDARLANLPMSGTLEETSKEATRIAETERITKALKETNGNKTKAAEILKVSYKTLLTKIKDYNIV, encoded by the coding sequence ATGGAAACCATTCTTATAGTTGAAGACAAAGAATCAATGTCTGAGATGCTCAATGAAACCCTTAAGTCCGAAGGTTATAAAACTATTATTGCTTCAGACGGAAGCGAAGGAATCAAGAAAATAAAAGAAGAGAGAATTGACCTTGTGCTCACTGATCTGAAACTTCCTAAAAAGAGCGGGATAGAGATATTGAAAAGCGCAAAAGAAGAAAATCCGTTCCTTCCTGTTATTGTGATGACAGCATACGGTTCTGTTGAGACTGCTGTGACTGCAATGAAAGAAGGGGCATTTGATTTTATTACAAAACCCTTTGATACAGACCATCTTCTCCTGTTAATAAAGCGCTCTCTTGAAACACAGAGGCTGATGACAGAGAACATGCTTCTAAAAGAGGAGTTTTCATTAAAACTCGGGCATAAAAGAATAATAGGAAAAAGCCAAAATATAGTGGACATAGCGCAGCATATACAGAAGGTTGCTCCAAGCAAGACAACTGTATTAGTGCTTGGCGAAAGCGGAACAGGAAAAGAATTGTTTGCAAGGGCGATACACAATCTCAGTCCGCGCATAGAATATCCCTTTGTTCCTATTAACTGTTCAGCAATCCCACGAGAACTTATTGAATCTGAATTGTTTGGTCATGAGAAGGGTTCATTCACAGGAGCTGATTACAAGAAAATCGGAAAATTTGAGCTTGCTGACAAGGGAACAATATTTCTTGATGAGATAGGCGAGATGGATATATCGCTGCAGGCAAAGATTCTTAGGGTACTGCAGGAAGGAGAGATAGAGCGCATCGGAGGATTAAAATCCATAAAGATAGATGTCAGGATTATTGCAGCAAGCAACAAAGACCTTGAAAAATGCGTTAATGAGAAGACATTCAGGGAAGATCTTTTTTACAGATTAAGCGTGTTCCCTGTCAAGATTCCTCCATTGAGGGAAAGATCCGAAGATATTCCTTTGCTGGTTGATTTTTTTATCAAAAAATACTGCGTTGAGCTGAAAAAAACTCTCAAAAATATTTCAGGTGAAGCGCTAGATATGCTTGTAAAGTATGTATGGAAAGGGAATATAAGAGAGCTAGAAAATACAATAGAGCGTGCCATAATATTGTGCGACGGCAAAACTGTGATGCCTGAGCATATATCATTAAATCCCATTCCTCTTGATGCAAGGCTCGCTAATCTTCCAATGAGCGGAACCCTTGAAGAGACTTCCAAGGAAGCAACAAGGATTGCTGAAACAGAGAGAATAACTAAGGCATTAAAAGAAACAAATGGGAACAAGACAAAGGCAGCAGAGATTCTTAAAGTGAGTTACAAGACTCTTCTAACAAAGATAAAAGACTATAATATAGTCTGA
- a CDS encoding YebC/PmpR family DNA-binding transcriptional regulator, whose protein sequence is MSGHSKWSQIKHKKANTDSKRGKAFTKIVKEITIAARLGGGDADGNPRLRLAIEKAKEVNMPHDNVKRAIMKGTGELPGVSYEEFIYEGYGPSGVAMIIEVMTDNKNRTVPEIRHIMSKYGGSIGETGCVSWMFEKKGYILVNKSKASEDNLMSAALDTGAEDMKNDPQEENYEVITAPEDMNTVKKAIEKEKILIESAEVTMLPKNYVVLEEKSAEQMLKLMDLLEDHDDVQNVYANFDIPDEIAEKMEK, encoded by the coding sequence ATGTCAGGACATTCCAAATGGTCGCAAATTAAACACAAGAAAGCCAATACAGATTCAAAGAGAGGAAAGGCATTCACCAAGATTGTTAAAGAAATAACTATTGCTGCAAGACTTGGCGGAGGCGATGCTGACGGCAATCCGAGATTAAGGCTTGCGATAGAAAAGGCAAAAGAAGTGAATATGCCCCATGACAATGTTAAGAGAGCAATTATGAAGGGAACTGGAGAACTTCCAGGCGTCTCATATGAAGAATTCATATATGAAGGATATGGACCGTCAGGCGTTGCAATGATTATTGAGGTCATGACAGACAATAAGAACAGGACTGTGCCTGAGATAAGGCATATCATGTCAAAATACGGCGGGAGCATTGGCGAGACAGGATGCGTTTCATGGATGTTTGAGAAAAAGGGATACATACTTGTGAATAAATCAAAGGCATCCGAAGACAATCTGATGTCAGCTGCGCTGGATACAGGCGCTGAGGATATGAAAAACGATCCGCAGGAAGAAAATTACGAAGTGATTACTGCGCCTGAGGATATGAATACTGTTAAGAAAGCCATAGAGAAAGAAAAAATTCTTATAGAATCTGCTGAAGTAACAATGCTTCCAAAAAACTATGTTGTGCTCGAAGAAAAATCTGCCGAACAGATGTTAAAGCTGATGGATTTACTCGAAGACCACGACGATGTGCAGAATGTCTATGCAAATTTTGACATCCCTGATGAAATTGCAGAAAAGATGGAAAAGTAG